A region from the Gemmatimonadota bacterium genome encodes:
- a CDS encoding 2-phosphosulfolactate phosphatase, translated as MSARVDVYFGVVALPPTEWQGRMVVVIDVLRATTSVATALANGARAVIPFESAEDAVVRFKSFDRSEVLLAGERRMGRISGFDLGNSPAEFTREVVEGKTILMTTTNGTVALSAVQGATEVVLGAFVNLAATVGVLRGAVRRGLPIAIVCAGSERQFAMEDAICAGRLLRALSRRLAGAAWNDAARAVVALDRRYGRDLLACLEQTAHGRALTEAGFAGDLALAASVDAHPVVPVYAERQVTAQGRARTR; from the coding sequence GTGAGCGCACGCGTGGATGTCTACTTCGGGGTGGTGGCGCTGCCACCCACCGAGTGGCAGGGCCGGATGGTCGTCGTGATCGACGTGCTGCGGGCGACGACCAGCGTCGCGACGGCGCTGGCCAACGGGGCGCGGGCCGTGATCCCATTTGAGTCGGCCGAGGATGCCGTCGTTCGCTTCAAATCGTTTGATCGGTCGGAGGTGCTGTTGGCCGGGGAGCGCCGCATGGGGCGCATTTCCGGTTTTGACCTTGGCAACTCGCCTGCGGAATTCACGCGCGAAGTGGTCGAGGGGAAGACGATCCTGATGACCACAACCAACGGGACGGTGGCGCTGTCCGCGGTGCAGGGCGCGACGGAGGTCGTGTTGGGGGCGTTCGTGAATCTGGCGGCCACGGTCGGGGTGCTGCGGGGCGCAGTGCGCCGAGGACTGCCGATTGCGATCGTCTGTGCCGGATCGGAGCGGCAGTTCGCCATGGAGGATGCGATCTGCGCGGGTCGCTTATTGCGCGCCCTCTCCAGGCGACTGGCCGGGGCCGCATGGAACGACGCGGCCCGGGCCGTGGTGGCGCTGGACCGGCGCTACGGCCGGGACCTGCTCGCTTGCCTTGAGCAGACGGCCCACGGGCGAGCGCTGACCGAGGCCGGCTTCGCGGGTGATCTGGCGCTGGCTGCGTCGGTGGACGCCCACCCGGTGGTGCCGGTGTACGCGGAGCGGCAGGTGACGGCCCAGGGCCGAGCGCGCACGCGGTGA
- the accC gene encoding acetyl-CoA carboxylase biotin carboxylase subunit: MFKKVLVANRGEIALRVIRACRELGVQTVAVYSEADRESLHVRFADDDVCIGPAPARDSYLRIPRIIAAAEITGADAIHPGYGFLAENAEFAETCAASNITFIGPTPEQIRLMGNKAEARKTMQGCGVPTVPGTPGPIDDPDAALEFAKEIGFPVIIKASAGGGGKGMRVAREAEEFLRSFGLARSEALSAFGDGDVYVEKYLERPRHIEFQILGDQHGHVIHLGERDCSIQRRHQKLIEEAPSPAMTPELRAAMGEAAVRGAKSINYVGAGTIEMLLDSDGSYYFMEMNTRIQVEHPVTEVLTGVDLVKEQIRVAAGEPLSVTETPELRGHVIECRINAEDPARGFQPSPGRIDVFHPPGGPGVRLDTHAYAGYRVPPYYDSMIAKVIVQGKNREEARRRMLLALESFIIEGVTTTAPFLARVMEHPEFREGNFDTKFLERELTTILQQPA, encoded by the coding sequence ATGTTCAAGAAAGTCCTTGTCGCGAATCGCGGTGAGATAGCCCTGCGGGTCATCCGCGCCTGCCGCGAGCTTGGTGTGCAGACGGTCGCGGTGTACTCCGAGGCGGATCGCGAGTCGCTGCATGTGCGTTTTGCCGACGACGACGTTTGTATCGGACCGGCGCCCGCGCGCGACTCCTACCTGCGTATCCCGCGCATCATCGCCGCCGCAGAAATCACCGGGGCCGACGCGATTCATCCGGGCTACGGTTTCCTCGCGGAGAACGCCGAGTTTGCCGAGACGTGTGCGGCGTCCAACATCACCTTCATCGGCCCGACGCCCGAGCAGATCCGCCTGATGGGCAACAAGGCGGAAGCGCGGAAGACCATGCAGGGGTGCGGCGTCCCCACGGTCCCTGGCACGCCGGGTCCGATCGATGATCCGGATGCGGCCCTGGAGTTCGCGAAGGAGATTGGCTTTCCGGTGATCATCAAGGCGTCGGCCGGTGGTGGCGGGAAGGGGATGCGCGTGGCGCGAGAGGCCGAGGAGTTCTTGCGTTCCTTTGGTCTCGCGCGTTCGGAGGCGCTCTCCGCGTTTGGTGATGGGGACGTGTACGTCGAGAAATACCTCGAGCGGCCCCGTCACATCGAGTTCCAGATCCTGGGCGACCAACACGGGCATGTGATCCACCTCGGGGAGCGAGACTGCTCGATCCAGCGCCGTCACCAGAAGCTGATCGAGGAAGCGCCGAGCCCGGCGATGACGCCGGAGTTGCGCGCGGCGATGGGTGAGGCCGCGGTGCGTGGCGCCAAGTCGATCAACTATGTTGGCGCTGGTACGATCGAGATGCTGTTGGACAGCGATGGTTCGTACTACTTCATGGAGATGAACACGCGCATCCAGGTGGAGCATCCGGTGACGGAGGTGCTCACCGGGGTCGACCTGGTAAAGGAGCAGATCCGGGTGGCTGCGGGCGAGCCACTGTCCGTTACCGAGACGCCGGAGCTACGTGGCCATGTCATCGAGTGTCGCATCAACGCGGAGGACCCGGCGCGTGGCTTCCAGCCGTCGCCTGGGCGCATTGACGTGTTTCATCCGCCGGGTGGGCCCGGGGTGCGGCTGGATACGCACGCCTATGCCGGGTATCGCGTGCCGCCGTACTATGACTCGATGATCGCCAAGGTGATCGTGCAGGGGAAGAACCGCGAGGAGGCACGTCGCCGCATGTTGCTGGCGCTCGAGAGCTTCATCATCGAGGGGGTCACGACGACGGCCCCCTTCCTCGCCCGCGTGATGGAGCACCCCGAGTTCCGGGAGGGGAACTTCGACACGAAGTTCCTCGAGCGCGAGCTGACCACCATCCTCCAGCAGCCCGCGTGA
- a CDS encoding type IV pilus twitching motility protein PilT, whose translation MGSPAHESDGPSSVLGAIPRAPISLKAILQQMVQMGASDLHLKVGRPPTLRINGDLSPLPLPGLRPEDMSTLAKELMSPKQVKEFAEFREADFATGVPGIGRFRVNAYQQRGTIAFAIRTVPHQAKSIAELNLPGIVEEVALLPRGLVLVTGVTGSGKSTALASMLQVMNERRHANIITIEDPIEFLHRDVKCHINQREVGIDTGSFGQALRRVLRQDPDVILIGEIRDLDTLDTALKAADTGHLVFSTLHTTDATQTINRILSFYPPHQQNEVRFALSTALAAVVSLRLVPRSDRPGRVPASEILINTAAVREQIRDVSKTLNIPDLIKEGTVQYGMQSFDQSLMSWYSKGVISYENALFYATNPNEFALRVQGVAGSSDNSWNDFETDELG comes from the coding sequence ATGGGTAGCCCCGCACACGAATCCGACGGACCCTCTTCAGTACTCGGCGCCATCCCTCGCGCCCCCATCAGCCTTAAGGCCATCCTGCAGCAGATGGTGCAGATGGGCGCCTCCGACCTGCACCTCAAGGTGGGTCGGCCCCCGACGCTTCGTATCAACGGTGACCTGTCGCCGCTTCCGCTCCCCGGGCTGCGCCCCGAGGACATGAGCACGCTGGCCAAGGAGCTCATGAGTCCGAAGCAGGTGAAGGAATTCGCCGAATTTCGCGAGGCAGACTTCGCGACGGGCGTGCCGGGGATCGGTCGCTTTCGCGTCAACGCGTACCAGCAGCGCGGCACGATCGCGTTTGCCATCCGCACGGTGCCCCACCAGGCGAAGTCGATCGCCGAGTTGAACCTGCCCGGGATCGTGGAGGAAGTAGCGCTGCTGCCGCGGGGACTGGTCCTCGTCACGGGGGTCACCGGCTCCGGCAAGTCGACGGCGCTCGCCTCCATGCTGCAGGTGATGAACGAGCGGCGCCACGCGAACATCATCACGATCGAGGACCCGATCGAGTTCCTGCATCGCGACGTGAAGTGTCATATCAACCAGCGCGAGGTGGGGATCGACACGGGGAGCTTCGGCCAGGCGTTGCGCCGCGTGCTGCGCCAGGATCCTGATGTGATCCTGATCGGCGAAATTCGCGACCTCGACACCCTCGACACCGCGCTCAAGGCCGCGGATACGGGGCACCTCGTGTTCAGCACCCTGCACACGACGGACGCGACACAAACGATCAACCGCATCCTGTCGTTCTATCCGCCGCACCAGCAGAACGAAGTACGTTTCGCCCTGTCGACGGCGCTGGCGGCGGTGGTGTCGCTGCGACTGGTCCCGCGTTCGGATCGCCCGGGCCGCGTCCCCGCCAGCGAGATTCTCATCAACACGGCGGCGGTTCGTGAGCAGATCCGTGACGTCTCGAAGACCCTCAATATTCCGGACCTGATCAAGGAAGGGACGGTGCAGTACGGGATGCAGAGCTTCGATCAGTCGCTCATGTCGTGGTACTCGAAGGGGGTCATTTCCTACGAAAACGCGCTATTCTACGCCACCAACCCGAACGAGTTCGCGCTGCGTGTGCAGGGGGTGGCGGGGTCGAGCGACAACTCGTGGAACGACTTCGAAACCGACGAACTGGGTTGA
- the accB gene encoding acetyl-CoA carboxylase biotin carboxyl carrier protein, with the protein MDLRYVKKLIEMLDGSSVDSVEITGDKGQKIRISKSPQTRGAVQIPTPMPVPTMVAAPAPVGRMTPTDAMPAIQEVEAPKIEAPKVILTEVKSPMVGTFYSAPEPGAKAYAAVGSRVSKGQVLCIIEAMKIMNEIEAEVTGVVKEVCVQDAHPVEYGQVLFRVDPNG; encoded by the coding sequence ATCGACCTTCGCTACGTCAAGAAGCTGATCGAAATGCTGGATGGATCCTCAGTTGATTCGGTGGAGATCACCGGCGACAAGGGGCAGAAGATCCGCATTTCGAAGAGCCCTCAGACGCGCGGCGCGGTCCAGATTCCCACGCCGATGCCGGTCCCGACGATGGTGGCCGCGCCCGCTCCGGTGGGCCGCATGACCCCGACCGACGCGATGCCCGCGATCCAGGAGGTCGAGGCGCCAAAGATCGAGGCACCCAAGGTCATCCTGACCGAAGTGAAGTCGCCGATGGTCGGCACGTTTTACTCGGCGCCGGAGCCGGGGGCGAAAGCTTACGCGGCTGTGGGATCGCGCGTCTCTAAAGGACAGGTCCTCTGCATCATCGAAGCCATGAAGATCATGAATGAGATCGAGGCAGAGGTCACCGGGGTCGTGAAGGAGGTCTGCGTGCAGGATGCGCACCCGGTGGAATACGGCCAGGTCCTTTTCCGCGTCGATCCGAATGGGTAG